One window of Thioflexithrix psekupsensis genomic DNA carries:
- the yihA gene encoding ribosome biogenesis GTP-binding protein YihA/YsxC gives MNHRYRKAEFICSAHTLKQLPDDIGVEVAFAGRSNAGKSSAINAIVDQSRLARTSKTPGRTQQIVFFKIAERQYLVDLPGYGYAKVPLDIKKHWQNTLQRYLNNRQSLKGLMLMMDIRHPLMEFDRQMLIWSQQCAMPVHILLTKSDKLSHNQASATLHKVRAYLNTLSPHLSVQLFSALKRMGIDEARAQLDEWFAAHPIIEMPLTEEKPSTDGEH, from the coding sequence ATGAATCACCGTTATCGAAAAGCTGAATTTATATGCAGCGCGCATACCTTAAAACAATTGCCTGATGATATAGGCGTTGAAGTGGCATTTGCTGGGCGTTCTAATGCGGGCAAATCCAGTGCGATTAATGCGATTGTGGATCAAAGTCGTTTGGCGCGCACCAGCAAAACGCCCGGCCGCACGCAACAAATTGTGTTTTTTAAAATTGCCGAGCGGCAATATTTGGTTGATTTGCCCGGTTATGGTTATGCTAAAGTGCCTTTAGACATTAAGAAACATTGGCAAAATACGTTACAACGCTATTTAAATAATCGCCAAAGTTTAAAAGGCTTAATGTTAATGATGGACATTCGCCATCCTTTAATGGAATTTGATCGCCAGATGTTAATATGGAGTCAACAATGTGCAATGCCTGTGCATATTCTACTGACTAAATCGGATAAATTAAGTCATAATCAAGCCAGTGCCACTTTGCATAAAGTGCGGGCTTATTTAAATACCTTATCGCCGCATTTATCCGTACAATTATTTTCGGCATTAAAACGAATGGGAATTGATGAAGCGCGAGCGCAATTAGATGAATGGTTTGCTGCGCATCCCATCATTGAAATGCCATTAACAGAAGAGAAACCTTCAACAGATGGTGAACATTGA
- a CDS encoding putative bifunctional diguanylate cyclase/phosphodiesterase: MTKETRPLLTTSHSLLPRYRLTTELKKLASKLEEFEQERLDLEAVLLTTTEHGDLIETALFNELRQFRLRLEQLEQEHKGLEREKTDLEIALETVTETTDLFQKDLLKTRHILEQEVNKRTEELALQNQRLQAEIQERKRIEADLQLAASVFRTSREGIVIMDAERRVISVNPAFTDLTGYVEAEMLGTDLSRLQSGQHSQTFFHNLWEAVHFVGYWSGEVWHRRKTEEAFPTWFSLTVIHDDQGNIVNYIGILTDNTYQKRSEERAYYFAHYDALTNLPNRNLFQDRLEQAIKRAIRENHHLSLLVIDLDSFKDINEVFGHQVGDQLLKEIGQRLVKCLQEKDELIARLGSDEFVIVFDELPADERLVQITLDKADNVLMAIQRPLQLLDQELSVSACGGLAFYPRDGQNLVELLRRANANLYEAKRQGYNNYHYFAGPMNAQTKKRLTLQHHLRYALEREELFLLYQPQVDIHSRKIAGVEALLRWQHPEFGLISPSEFIPIVEDIGLIVPVGEWVLSSATRQAQRWLAQGLSPVRMAVNLSMRQFNDPLLLQRVHRALLEAQLAPHYLELEITESLAMQDAEKTVTTLRQLKQLGVFLALDDFGTGYSSLSYLSQFPLDVLKIDAAFIGKIQTPNGANLVSAITTLARSLRMDVIAEGVETKAQLNCLQRYACDYVQGFYFYKPMPAHELTVLLQQQC; this comes from the coding sequence ATGACAAAAGAGACTCGCCCTTTACTTACAACTTCTCATTCGTTACTGCCCCGTTATCGACTCACGACGGAATTGAAAAAATTGGCCAGTAAATTAGAAGAATTTGAGCAGGAACGATTAGATTTAGAAGCCGTTTTATTAACCACCACTGAACATGGCGATTTAATTGAAACCGCATTATTTAATGAATTGCGCCAATTCCGTTTACGATTAGAACAATTAGAACAGGAGCATAAAGGTTTAGAACGAGAAAAAACAGATTTAGAAATTGCTTTAGAAACCGTGACAGAAACCACAGATTTATTTCAAAAAGATTTATTAAAAACCCGCCATATTTTAGAACAAGAAGTCAATAAACGCACAGAAGAATTAGCCTTGCAAAATCAACGTTTGCAAGCCGAAATTCAAGAGCGAAAACGCATTGAAGCCGATTTACAATTAGCCGCGAGCGTATTCAGAACCAGTCGGGAAGGCATTGTGATCATGGATGCCGAGCGGCGCGTGATCAGTGTCAACCCTGCGTTTACGGATTTAACAGGCTATGTAGAAGCAGAAATGTTAGGCACAGATTTAAGCCGACTACAATCAGGACAACACAGCCAAACTTTTTTCCACAATTTATGGGAAGCGGTGCATTTTGTAGGCTATTGGAGCGGTGAAGTGTGGCACCGTCGTAAAACAGAAGAAGCATTTCCCACATGGTTCAGTCTTACAGTAATTCATGACGATCAGGGTAATATTGTCAATTACATTGGCATTTTAACCGACAATACCTATCAAAAACGCTCCGAAGAACGGGCTTATTATTTCGCGCATTATGATGCCTTGACCAATTTACCCAATCGCAATTTATTTCAAGATCGTTTAGAGCAAGCGATTAAACGCGCCATTCGAGAAAATCATCACTTGTCTTTATTGGTGATTGACTTGGATAGTTTTAAAGATATTAACGAAGTTTTTGGGCATCAAGTGGGTGATCAATTATTAAAAGAAATTGGTCAACGTTTAGTCAAATGTTTGCAGGAAAAAGATGAATTAATTGCACGTTTAGGCAGTGATGAATTCGTGATTGTTTTCGACGAATTACCCGCAGACGAACGTTTAGTACAAATCACATTAGATAAAGCCGATAATGTACTAATGGCAATTCAACGTCCGTTACAATTATTAGATCAAGAATTATCAGTGAGTGCTTGTGGTGGGCTTGCTTTTTATCCCAGAGATGGGCAAAATTTAGTAGAATTATTAAGGCGTGCCAATGCAAATTTATATGAGGCCAAGCGGCAAGGTTATAATAATTATCATTACTTTGCAGGCCCAATGAATGCGCAAACGAAAAAACGTTTAACATTACAACATCATTTACGTTATGCTTTAGAGCGAGAAGAATTATTTTTACTATATCAACCCCAAGTCGATATTCACAGTCGAAAAATTGCGGGAGTTGAGGCCTTATTGCGTTGGCAACATCCTGAATTTGGATTAATTTCTCCCAGCGAATTTATTCCGATTGTGGAGGATATTGGCTTAATCGTTCCTGTGGGCGAATGGGTGTTGTCTTCAGCCACTCGCCAAGCGCAACGTTGGCTGGCACAAGGGTTGTCGCCCGTGCGCATGGCGGTGAATTTATCGATGCGACAATTTAACGATCCTTTATTATTACAGCGAGTGCATCGGGCTTTGCTAGAAGCGCAATTAGCTCCTCATTATTTAGAATTAGAAATTACCGAAAGTTTAGCCATGCAAGATGCAGAAAAAACGGTCACAACATTACGCCAATTAAAACAATTAGGAGTCTTTTTAGCATTAGATGATTTTGGCACGGGTTATTCTTCACTGAGTTATCTCAGCCAATTCCCTTTAGATGTGTTAAAAATAGACGCGGCTTTTATTGGCAAAATTCAAACGCCTAACGGAGCTAATTTAGTTTCTGCCATTACCACTTTAGCCCGCAGTTTGCGCATGGATGTTATTGCTGAAGGTGTGGAAACCAAAGCGCAATTAAATTGTCTGCAACGTTATGCCTGCGATTATGTTCAAGGATTTTATTTTTATAAACCGATGCCTGCCCATGAATTAACGGTTTTATTGCAGCAGCAGTGTTGA
- a CDS encoding ATP-binding protein — protein MNWSIKNHLIAMGILIILVLTSLFITSLLTSREVNRAAAAQDHVFHLNQQRDEQLRLTEILQVSHAQYVRLIQEILTSENADIMNSQYWREMEFELKNQQNTLKQLNALIFEPQSKNLFQTLHTLQTQLTVLSQQELAHLAHTRPHYQTETARLFELLDRKIIGEVNYIGTVLSQLEAELLKRKRLSIQHETDPKNKLHASEELLQDFRRLYVQFTFINTTVLLAASQNQIHQEQLEQLLLDMRDLQMWLILLPTLQLMDSELNKFRLLLKHTETLSQLMEEQLPDLKIKADHTRKELIEQTQNLGQKFHQLNNQFTVKLGNFSQFIHSAATESEQALNLSRNALKESMQESLFFNLLISLLGALLTVTFFVLLSRSLIQRLSITLDCVNAVEAGNFQVQLRNIKQDEIGLLQQGINLMASSLKRREEQLRESEARLQIILDNAPLIIFLKELQGRYCFINKTYETVFNLNRKIDLGKTDFELFPHEDAIVRRQYDLKAIREQKAIEFEETIEIKAQKNYYLSLRFPLYDTLGLPYAICGISTDITTRKQSEFALQEAKEAAELANRAKSTFLANMSHELRTPLNGILGYAQILMRDRNLSPAQREGIGVIMRSGDYLLNLINDILDLSKIEAERIELYIKPFHLHAFMNSICELFTIRAEQKGIKFQFIPLSPLPSGVMGDEKRLRQILINLLSNAVKFTQVGYVYFSVDYRDSLFHFEIKDTGIGIAETELETIFQPFQQVGDQQYRSEGTGLGLAITKRLIELMDGQLRVNSELHKGTLFSATLSLPVIGLLEEPLVQNAQQDIIGYQGERKRVLIVDDQRENRMILQDLLTPLGFEVYQASDGQQGVDVALEKCPDLILTDLVMPKKHGLTLVRDLRATKELANTPIIAISANVFEHHQAQSLQAGCNAFLAKPIQLETLFNLLQDLLQLEWIYDKTLTDIERDNVKDFTGPTLKQAQSLFELCMCGDIGGLLEVSEQFLAENPALFLFNKRLSQLAHQFAEDEIIALLEKYLDHH, from the coding sequence ATGAATTGGTCTATTAAAAATCATTTAATTGCCATGGGCATACTTATTATTTTAGTATTAACAAGCCTATTCATTACCTCATTATTAACCAGTCGTGAAGTCAATCGTGCAGCGGCCGCACAAGATCATGTTTTTCATCTGAATCAACAGCGTGATGAACAATTGCGTTTAACCGAAATTTTACAGGTCAGTCACGCCCAATATGTGCGTTTAATACAAGAAATTTTAACCAGTGAAAATGCCGATATTATGAATAGCCAATATTGGCGAGAAATGGAATTTGAATTAAAAAATCAACAAAACACATTAAAGCAACTCAATGCACTTATTTTTGAGCCTCAAAGCAAAAATCTATTTCAGACGCTTCATACTCTGCAAACCCAATTGACCGTGTTAAGTCAACAAGAATTGGCGCACTTGGCACATACCCGTCCTCATTATCAAACAGAAACTGCTCGTTTATTTGAATTATTGGATCGAAAAATAATAGGGGAAGTGAATTATATTGGCACTGTACTGTCCCAATTAGAAGCTGAATTATTAAAGCGAAAACGCCTTTCTATACAACATGAAACCGATCCCAAAAATAAATTACATGCCAGCGAGGAATTATTGCAAGATTTTCGTCGTTTATATGTGCAATTTACCTTCATTAATACCACAGTTCTATTAGCTGCTTCGCAAAATCAAATTCATCAGGAACAATTAGAACAATTATTATTGGATATGCGCGATTTACAAATGTGGTTAATATTATTGCCCACTTTACAATTAATGGACAGTGAATTAAATAAATTTCGCCTGTTATTAAAGCACACAGAAACATTATCACAATTGATGGAAGAACAATTACCCGATTTGAAAATAAAAGCTGATCACACCAGAAAAGAATTAATTGAACAAACCCAAAATTTAGGGCAAAAATTTCATCAATTAAATAACCAATTTACGGTAAAATTGGGAAATTTTTCTCAGTTTATTCATTCCGCCGCCACAGAGTCAGAACAGGCCTTAAATCTTTCTCGTAACGCATTAAAAGAAAGTATGCAAGAGTCTTTATTTTTTAATCTATTAATTTCCTTATTGGGTGCGCTTTTAACAGTTACTTTTTTTGTTTTACTTAGCCGATCATTAATACAACGTTTATCAATAACTTTAGACTGCGTCAATGCCGTAGAAGCAGGTAATTTTCAAGTTCAATTACGCAATATAAAACAAGATGAAATTGGTTTATTACAACAAGGCATTAACTTGATGGCCAGCAGCTTAAAACGACGCGAAGAACAATTGCGAGAAAGTGAAGCCCGTTTGCAAATCATTTTAGATAATGCACCTTTAATTATTTTCTTAAAAGAATTACAAGGCAGATATTGTTTTATTAACAAGACGTATGAAACTGTTTTTAACCTCAATCGCAAAATCGATTTAGGAAAAACTGATTTTGAATTATTTCCTCATGAAGACGCAATTGTTCGTCGTCAATACGATTTAAAAGCGATTCGAGAACAAAAAGCCATTGAATTTGAAGAAACCATTGAAATTAAGGCGCAAAAAAACTATTATTTGTCCTTACGCTTTCCGCTTTATGACACATTGGGATTACCTTATGCCATTTGCGGCATTTCAACGGATATTACCACCCGTAAACAAAGCGAATTCGCCTTGCAAGAAGCCAAAGAAGCCGCCGAATTAGCCAACCGCGCTAAAAGCACTTTTTTAGCCAATATGAGCCATGAATTAAGAACACCTTTAAATGGCATTTTAGGTTACGCACAAATTCTCATGCGAGATCGCAATTTATCACCCGCACAGCGCGAAGGAATTGGGGTGATTATGCGCAGTGGCGATTATTTATTAAATTTGATTAATGATATTTTAGATTTATCAAAAATTGAAGCAGAACGAATTGAGCTTTATATTAAGCCTTTTCATCTTCATGCTTTTATGAATAGTATTTGTGAACTTTTTACCATTCGGGCGGAACAAAAAGGTATTAAATTTCAATTTATCCCTTTATCTCCTCTGCCCAGTGGTGTTATGGGGGATGAAAAACGGTTACGACAAATTCTTATTAATTTGCTCAGTAATGCGGTTAAATTTACTCAAGTGGGTTATGTTTATTTTAGCGTGGATTATCGAGATTCTTTATTTCACTTTGAAATTAAAGATACAGGAATTGGCATTGCCGAAACAGAATTAGAGACTATCTTTCAACCATTCCAACAAGTTGGCGATCAACAATACCGCAGTGAAGGTACAGGATTAGGTTTGGCTATTACCAAACGTTTAATTGAATTAATGGATGGTCAATTACGTGTAAACAGCGAGCTGCATAAAGGCACTTTATTCTCTGCCACATTAAGTTTACCTGTCATTGGGTTATTAGAAGAACCTTTAGTGCAAAATGCGCAACAAGATATTATTGGTTATCAAGGGGAAAGAAAGAGAGTATTAATTGTTGATGATCAACGCGAAAATCGCATGATTTTACAAGATTTATTAACGCCTTTAGGCTTTGAAGTGTATCAAGCCAGCGACGGTCAACAAGGGGTTGATGTGGCATTAGAAAAATGCCCTGATTTAATTTTAACCGATTTGGTGATGCCTAAAAAACATGGTTTAACATTAGTGCGTGATTTGCGCGCCACAAAAGAATTGGCAAACACACCGATTATTGCCATTTCTGCTAATGTATTTGAACATCACCAAGCCCAAAGTTTGCAAGCAGGTTGCAATGCGTTTTTAGCCAAACCTATTCAATTAGAAACGTTGTTTAATTTGCTACAAGATTTACTGCAATTAGAATGGATTTATGATAAAACTTTAACTGATATAGAGCGTGATAATGTTAAAGACTTTACAGGTCCTACCCTCAAACAAGCACAATCTTTATTCGAGCTGTGTATGTGTGGTGATATTGGCGGATTATTAGAGGTTTCAGAACAGTTTTTAGCTGAAAATCCTGCATTATTTCTTTTTAATAAAAGATTGAGCCAATTGGCGCATCAATTCGCTGAAGATGAAATAATTGCATTGTTAGAAAAATATTTAGATCACCATTAA
- a CDS encoding helix-turn-helix domain-containing protein produces the protein MTTDNEFYTAGSRFDDFLLEEGILHEAETFAMKKVIAFQIEKAMKERNLSKTEMAKRMRTSRAAVDRLIDPTSTSVTFATIAKAATALGMHFTFTLTPSSH, from the coding sequence ATGACTACAGATAATGAGTTTTATACCGCAGGTTCTCGCTTTGATGATTTTCTTTTAGAGGAAGGCATTCTACATGAAGCAGAGACCTTTGCTATGAAAAAAGTTATTGCTTTTCAAATAGAGAAAGCAATGAAAGAACGAAACCTGTCAAAAACAGAAATGGCGAAGCGAATGCGCACCAGCAGAGCTGCTGTGGATCGCCTTATCGATCCAACGTCAACTTCTGTGACTTTTGCTACTATTGCTAAAGCTGCCACCGCGCTTGGAATGCACTTTACTTTCACATTAACTCCGTCCTCTCATTAA
- the cbiQ gene encoding cobalt ECF transporter T component CbiQ, which produces MSIHSLPLRGDSLVHALDPRIRFILTLAFALWLVLQQQGLALLTGLLLGMGFVALAQLPYYWILIRLLPINLFMVLLFLILPVTLSGNTVITLGHLTLSDTGFIYASHIFLRANAMMLTMVALIGTLDLITLGHALAHLKVPTKLIHLLLFTVRYLSVLYATWQQLALAMKVRGFIPRANWHTYRSMGYLLGMLLVRSFLRAQRVEWAMKCRGYHGQFYLLSHFYLKLSDAVFLLIFSVILLTLSVYFAWLQ; this is translated from the coding sequence ATGTCTATTCATTCACTTCCTCTCCGCGGCGATTCTTTGGTTCATGCCCTAGACCCTAGGATTCGTTTTATTCTGACTTTAGCGTTTGCATTATGGTTAGTTTTGCAGCAACAAGGGTTAGCGTTATTAACGGGTTTATTATTGGGAATGGGCTTTGTTGCTTTAGCACAATTACCTTATTATTGGATATTAATTCGGTTATTGCCCATTAATTTATTCATGGTGTTATTATTCCTTATTTTACCTGTTACTTTATCAGGAAATACGGTTATAACATTAGGGCATTTAACCTTATCTGATACTGGATTTATTTACGCCAGCCATATTTTTCTCCGTGCCAATGCCATGATGTTGACCATGGTGGCATTAATTGGCACGTTGGATTTAATTACTTTAGGCCATGCTTTAGCCCATTTAAAAGTACCCACTAAACTGATTCATTTGCTGTTATTTACCGTGCGCTATTTATCGGTGCTATATGCCACGTGGCAACAATTGGCTTTAGCCATGAAAGTGCGCGGCTTTATTCCCCGCGCCAATTGGCACACGTATCGCAGTATGGGCTATTTATTAGGCATGTTATTGGTGCGCAGCTTTTTGCGGGCGCAACGAGTAGAATGGGCGATGAAATGTCGCGGCTATCACGGACAATTTTATTTATTAAGCCATTTTTATTTAAAATTATCGGATGCCGTTTTTTTGCTTATTTTTTCTGTGATTTTGCTGACATTGTCTGTTTATTTTGCATGGCTACAATAG
- the clpA gene encoding ATP-dependent Clp protease ATP-binding subunit ClpA: MLSKELEITLNAAFQSARQKRHEFMTVEHLLLALLDNASALQVLRACGVDINVLRRELTHFLEESTPKLGKRDDRDTQPTLGFQRVLQRAVFHVQSSGKKEVTGANVLVAIFGERESQAVFYLDRQNVARLDVVNYISHGISKVDNDTPDLSMPTDEEQNTEPTNSKNPLEAYTINLNEQAMMGKIDPLIGRQNEIERTLQILCRRRKNNPLFVGEAGVGKTAIAEGLAKLIVDKKVPEPLAESTIYSLDMGALLAGTKYRGDFEKRLKSILSQLRKEPGAILFIDEIHTIIGAGAASGGAMDASNLIKPVLASGELKCIGSTTYQEYRGIFEKDRALSRRFQKIDVSEPSVEDTIQILYGLKSRFEEHHDVKYARQALRAAAELAGRYINDRHLPDKAIDVIDEAGAYQRLQIPSKRKKVIAVSDIEAIVAKIARIPPKNVSMSDKDTLRNLERDLKMVVYGQDPAIEVLSAAIKMSRSGLGNVEKPIGSFLFAGPTGVGKTEVTRQLARILGIELIRFDMSEYMERHTVSRLIGAPPGYVGFDQGGLLTEAINKQPHAVLLLDEIEKAHPDVYNLLLQVMDHGTLTDTNGRKTDFRNVIIVMTTNAGAEQLSRTSIGFSPQDHSSDGMEAVKRVFSPEFRNRLDAVVQFRALSAETISHVVDKFIIELETQLEEKQVNLEVNEGARAWLARHGYDPLMGARPMARLIQEKIKKPLAEEVLFGKLEKGGRVYVREENNDLVLEYESAPQPVADSMA, encoded by the coding sequence ATGCTCAGTAAAGAACTCGAAATCACGCTCAATGCCGCCTTCCAAAGTGCCAGACAAAAACGGCATGAATTTATGACCGTAGAACACCTCTTATTGGCCTTGCTTGACAATGCGTCGGCCTTGCAGGTTTTGCGGGCGTGCGGCGTAGACATTAACGTATTGCGTAGAGAATTAACCCATTTTCTCGAAGAGAGTACGCCTAAACTCGGTAAACGCGATGATCGAGATACACAGCCTACATTGGGTTTTCAGCGTGTACTGCAACGTGCCGTCTTTCACGTGCAGTCATCGGGTAAAAAAGAAGTCACTGGTGCCAACGTATTGGTGGCGATTTTTGGCGAGCGTGAATCACAAGCCGTATTTTATTTAGATCGGCAAAATGTAGCGCGTTTAGATGTGGTTAATTATATTTCTCACGGCATTTCTAAAGTGGATAATGACACGCCCGATTTATCCATGCCCACCGACGAAGAACAAAACACGGAACCCACAAATAGTAAAAATCCCCTAGAGGCCTATACGATTAATCTCAATGAACAAGCCATGATGGGCAAAATTGACCCCTTAATTGGCCGTCAAAATGAGATTGAACGCACATTGCAAATCCTCTGCCGTCGCCGTAAAAATAATCCCTTATTTGTTGGGGAAGCCGGCGTTGGAAAAACGGCTATTGCAGAGGGATTGGCCAAGTTAATTGTGGATAAAAAAGTCCCCGAACCTTTAGCTGAAAGCACCATTTATTCTCTCGATATGGGCGCGTTATTGGCAGGAACAAAATATCGTGGCGATTTTGAGAAACGCCTAAAATCTATTCTAAGCCAATTGCGTAAAGAACCCGGTGCGATTTTATTTATCGACGAAATTCACACGATTATCGGCGCGGGCGCGGCTTCGGGTGGCGCAATGGATGCGTCGAATTTAATTAAACCCGTATTGGCTTCGGGCGAATTAAAATGTATTGGTTCAACCACTTATCAAGAGTATCGCGGGATTTTTGAAAAAGATCGCGCTTTGTCTCGACGTTTCCAAAAAATCGATGTCAGTGAACCTTCGGTTGAAGACACCATCCAAATTTTATACGGCTTAAAATCCCGTTTTGAAGAACATCACGATGTGAAATATGCCCGCCAAGCCTTACGCGCTGCGGCTGAATTGGCAGGGCGATACATCAATGATCGCCATTTACCCGACAAAGCCATTGATGTGATCGATGAAGCCGGCGCATATCAACGCTTACAAATTCCTTCTAAACGTAAAAAAGTGATTGCAGTCAGTGATATAGAAGCCATTGTTGCAAAAATCGCCCGTATCCCTCCAAAAAACGTCAGTATGTCTGATAAAGACACATTGCGCAATTTGGAACGCGATTTAAAAATGGTGGTCTATGGTCAAGACCCCGCGATTGAAGTGTTGTCTGCGGCCATCAAAATGTCGCGTTCTGGTTTGGGCAATGTGGAAAAACCGATTGGCTCATTCTTGTTTGCTGGGCCGACGGGAGTCGGTAAAACTGAAGTCACGCGACAATTGGCGCGGATTTTAGGGATTGAACTCATCCGTTTTGACATGTCAGAATACATGGAACGGCACACAGTATCACGTTTGATCGGTGCGCCGCCCGGTTATGTGGGGTTTGATCAGGGGGGGTTGTTGACCGAAGCGATCAATAAACAGCCTCATGCCGTGTTACTTTTAGACGAAATTGAAAAAGCCCATCCCGACGTTTACAACTTATTGTTACAAGTCATGGATCACGGCACGTTGACGGATACGAACGGACGTAAGACCGATTTTCGCAATGTGATCATCGTGATGACGACGAACGCCGGCGCAGAACAGTTAAGCCGTACTTCAATCGGTTTTAGCCCCCAAGATCACAGCAGCGACGGCATGGAAGCCGTGAAACGGGTGTTTAGCCCTGAATTTCGCAATCGTCTGGATGCGGTAGTTCAATTCCGCGCCCTATCTGCTGAAACCATTTCTCACGTGGTGGATAAATTCATTATCGAATTGGAAACCCAATTGGAAGAGAAACAAGTTAATTTAGAAGTGAATGAAGGCGCACGCGCATGGTTGGCACGGCACGGTTATGATCCCCTAATGGGCGCACGTCCCATGGCACGTTTAATTCAAGAGAAAATTAAGAAACCATTAGCCGAAGAAGTATTATTCGGTAAATTGGAAAAAGGCGGTCGGGTTTATGTGCGCGAAGAAAATAACGATTTGGTTTTAGAATATGAAAGCGCGCCCCAACCGGTTGCTGATTCAATGGCTTAA
- a CDS encoding type II toxin-antitoxin system RelE/ParE family toxin produces MNHEKVLYAVFACSQTNNEPVKDWLKELSLNERKIIGFKIKEVEYGWPVGMPLTKSLGNGLWEVRVNLGETEKIARIIFGIDGNRMVLLHGFIKKTQKTPKEDLNIASKRWKSYKSVS; encoded by the coding sequence GTGAATCACGAAAAAGTGTTGTATGCCGTTTTTGCTTGCTCACAAACCAATAACGAACCCGTCAAAGATTGGCTTAAAGAACTTTCTCTCAATGAAAGAAAAATCATTGGTTTCAAAATAAAAGAAGTTGAATATGGATGGCCAGTGGGAATGCCTCTCACTAAATCGCTAGGAAATGGACTTTGGGAAGTGAGAGTTAATTTAGGAGAGACAGAAAAAATTGCTAGAATCATTTTCGGAATTGATGGAAATCGAATGGTGCTGCTGCATGGCTTTATTAAGAAAACACAGAAAACGCCTAAAGAGGATTTAAATATTGCGAGCAAACGCTGGAAATCTTATAAAAGCGTTTCATGA
- a CDS encoding YgaP family membrane protein yields MTVERIVFIVAGFMVLFSLTMSQLHHPYWLGLTAFVGFNLFQTGFTQWCPLAVILKKLGVPTESSCAPSTK; encoded by the coding sequence ATGACTGTTGAACGTATTGTGTTTATCGTAGCGGGATTTATGGTGTTATTTTCATTGACCATGAGTCAGTTACACCATCCTTACTGGTTGGGATTAACGGCATTTGTGGGTTTTAATCTGTTTCAAACGGGTTTTACCCAATGGTGTCCATTAGCGGTGATTTTGAAAAAATTAGGCGTTCCCACCGAATCTTCTTGCGCGCCCAGCACAAAGTAA